A window of the Theileria parva strain Muguga chromosome 2, complete sequence, whole genome shotgun sequence genome harbors these coding sequences:
- the dbr1-a gene encoding Lariat debranching enzyme A, translating to MNVAVEGCCHGELDKIYERIRSYELKNSTKVDILLCCGDFQAIRHEDDLSELSCPPKYRDYRDFKDYYNGLKVSPVLTVFIGGNHEAPDFLRNLYFGGWVAPNIYYLGHSGVLNFGGLRISGISGIYNLNDYTKGYFESRPYTEQTKRSSYHIREFDVKKLSLIKDKVDIFLSHDWPAGIENSGNLDQLLRIKPFFYEDIKNNTLGNPKSRELMEKIKPKFWFSAHLHVKYEAEYKHEDGSTTQFLALDKVLPYREFLRIIQITPDDSSNKRKLDETSEPVEDTLKLCYDREWCAILVANRDKMPLNQFSSVNPITLNEPLDEDYKFVDQRFSESGYETVTQDGKTLFVIPFKADSHKEPESQREAFMNLLKLPTNNYFSPGTHDKMTVNFVE from the exons CCGTGGAAGGTTGCTGTCACGGTGAACTCGATAAAATCTATGAAAGAATCAGAAGCTATGAACTAAAAAACAGTACTAAAGTGGACATTCTACTTTGTTGCGGTGATTTTCAAGCAATAAGGCACGAAGATGATTTGAGTGAGTTATCATGTCCTCCTAAGTATAGAGACTATCGCGATTTTAAGGATTATTATAACGGCCTAAAAGTTTCTCCTGTATTAACAGTTTTTATCGGCGGCAATCATGAAGCTCCTGACTTTTTAAGAAATTT ATATTTCGGAGGATGGGTGGCTCCGAATATATACTACTTGGGCCATTCAGGAGTATTAAACTTCGGTGGGTTAAGAATCTCAGGTATTTCAGGCATTTATAACCTGAATGATTACActaaag GCTACTTTGAGTCAAGGCCTTATACTGAGCAGACCAAGAGATCCTCATATCATATAAGGGAATTTGATGTGAAGAAATTAAGCTTG ATAAAAGATAAAGTTGATATTTTCCTATCTCACGACTGGCCTGCCGGTATTGAGAATTCTGGAAACTTGGACCAGTTACTAAGAATAAAGCCATTCTTTTATGAAGatataaagaataataCTTTGGGAAATCCAAAGTCTAGAGAACTAATGGAGAAAATAAAGCCAAAATTTTGGTTCTCAGCTCACTTACATGTAAAATACGAGGCTGAATATAAACATGAAGATGGAAGTACTACTCAATTTTTAGCGCTGGATAAGGTTCTTCCATATAGAGAATTTTTAagaattattcaaattacTCCTGATGATTCGTCAAATAAGAGGAAGTTAGATGAAACATCTGAACCCGTTGAAGATACACTGAAGCTTTGTTATGATAGGGAATGGTGTGCAATTCTTGTGGCAAATAGAGATAAAATGCCTCTGAACCAATTTTCATCCGTCAACCCAATCACTCTCAA TGAGCCTTTGGATGAggattataaatttgtggaCCAGAGGTTCAGTGAGTCTGGTTACGAAACTGTAACGCAGGATGGAAAGACTTTGTTTGTTATCCCTTTCAAGGCTGACTCTCATAAGGAACCTGAATCGCAGAGGGAGGCCTTTATGAATCTCTTGAAGCTCCCTACTAATAACTACTTTAGCCCTGGAACTCATGATAAAATGACTGTGAACTTTGttgaatga